From Rhodopseudomonas palustris, a single genomic window includes:
- the fliN gene encoding flagellar motor switch protein FliN, which produces MGDNDGQVPLPDLNGADAPPLADVGYQEDEQISRVAADLEAVFDVPVQVSAVLGRSKMDVGELLKLGPGAVLELDRRVGEAIDIYVNNRLVARGEVVLVEDKLGVTMTEIIKADT; this is translated from the coding sequence ATGGGCGACAATGACGGCCAGGTGCCGCTTCCCGACCTCAACGGCGCCGATGCGCCGCCGCTGGCGGACGTCGGCTATCAGGAGGACGAGCAGATTTCGCGCGTCGCCGCCGATCTCGAGGCGGTGTTCGACGTCCCGGTGCAAGTCTCGGCTGTGCTCGGCCGCTCGAAAATGGACGTCGGCGAGCTGCTCAAGCTCGGGCCCGGCGCGGTGCTGGAGCTCGATCGCCGCGTCGGCGAGGCGATCGACATCTATGTGAACAACCGCCTGGTGGCGCGCGGCGAGGTCGTGCTGGTCGAAGACAAGCTCGGCGTCACCATGACGGAAATCATCAAGGCAGACACCTAA
- the flbD gene encoding sigma-54-dependent transcriptional regulator FlbD codes for MRLLIVGTLKGQLTTATKIAIDNGASVTHAADNEQAMRVLRGGKGADLLLVDVALDIRDLVMRLEAEHIAVPIVACGIASDARAAVAAIHAGAKEYIPLPPDPELIAAVLAAVANDSRELVYRDDAMARVVKLAQQIAASDASVMITGESGTGKEVLARYVHSRSGRAKKPFISINCAAIPEHLLESELFGHEKGAFTGAVARRIGKFEEASGGTLLLDEISEMDVRLQSKLLRAIQERVIDRVGGKNPVPVDIRILATSNRNLSEAVREGTFREDLLFRLNVVNLKIPPLRERPADILELAQHFAKKYADANGVPLRPLSAEARRVLTTNRWPGNVRELENTIHRAVLMAQGDEIGPEAIITPDGDRLDQTKTPPAVAHATFAAEQVTRALVGRTVADVERDLILETLKHCLGNRTHAANILGISIRTLRNKLNEYADGGLPIPPAGGGEPRAFVAMS; via the coding sequence ATGCGGCTTCTCATCGTCGGCACCCTCAAGGGCCAGCTCACCACCGCGACCAAGATCGCGATCGACAACGGCGCGTCGGTCACTCATGCGGCCGACAACGAACAGGCGATGCGGGTGCTGCGCGGCGGCAAAGGCGCCGACTTGCTTCTGGTCGACGTCGCGCTCGATATCCGCGATCTGGTGATGCGGCTGGAGGCCGAGCACATCGCGGTGCCGATCGTCGCCTGCGGCATCGCTTCCGACGCCCGCGCCGCAGTCGCCGCGATCCACGCCGGTGCCAAGGAGTATATCCCGCTGCCGCCGGATCCGGAGCTGATCGCTGCGGTGCTGGCTGCGGTGGCCAACGATTCCCGCGAACTGGTGTATCGCGACGACGCGATGGCCAGGGTGGTGAAGCTGGCGCAGCAAATCGCCGCTTCCGACGCCTCGGTGATGATCACCGGCGAGTCCGGCACCGGCAAGGAGGTGCTGGCGCGCTACGTTCACAGCCGCTCGGGTCGCGCCAAAAAGCCGTTCATCAGCATCAATTGCGCAGCCATCCCTGAGCATCTCCTGGAATCCGAACTGTTCGGCCACGAGAAGGGCGCCTTCACCGGCGCTGTGGCGCGCCGCATCGGCAAGTTCGAGGAAGCCAGCGGCGGCACGCTGTTGCTCGACGAAATCTCCGAAATGGACGTGCGGCTGCAGTCGAAGCTGCTGCGCGCGATTCAGGAGCGGGTGATCGACCGCGTCGGCGGCAAGAACCCGGTGCCGGTCGATATCCGTATCCTCGCCACCTCGAATCGTAATTTGTCCGAAGCGGTGCGCGAAGGCACTTTCCGCGAGGACCTGCTGTTCCGGCTCAACGTCGTCAATCTGAAGATCCCGCCGCTTCGCGAGCGGCCGGCCGACATTCTCGAACTGGCGCAGCACTTCGCCAAGAAATACGCCGACGCCAACGGCGTGCCGTTGCGGCCGTTGTCGGCCGAGGCCCGCCGGGTGCTCACCACCAATCGCTGGCCGGGTAACGTCCGCGAATTGGAAAACACCATCCACCGCGCGGTGCTGATGGCGCAGGGCGACGAGATCGGACCCGAAGCGATCATTACGCCTGACGGCGACCGGCTCGATCAGACCAAGACGCCGCCGGCGGTGGCGCACGCCACCTTCGCGGCCGAGCAGGTCACCCGCGCGCTGGTCGGCCGCACGGTGGCAGACGTCGAACGCGACCTGATCCTGGAGACTTTGAAGCACTGCCTCGGCAACCGCACCCATGCGGCCAACATCCTCGGCATCTCGATCCGGACGCTGCGCAACAAGCTCAACGAATACGCCGATGGCGGCCTGCCGATTCCGCCCGCGGGCGGCGGCGAGCCTCGTGCGTTCGTGGCGATGAGCTGA
- a CDS encoding DUF1488 domain-containing protein — protein MSFTSGTFRGYDEDRSVVLFSMINDHTEVPCAISSDAMDFLDGAKRTPPAQREQQFMRLRASIESCAERKFANAELEGRPPGIILRRLDFHG, from the coding sequence ATGAGCTTCACCAGCGGCACCTTTCGCGGCTACGATGAGGACCGGTCAGTGGTGCTGTTTTCGATGATCAATGATCATACCGAAGTGCCCTGCGCGATCAGCTCAGACGCCATGGATTTTCTCGACGGAGCGAAACGGACGCCGCCGGCCCAGCGCGAGCAGCAGTTCATGCGGCTGCGCGCCAGCATCGAGAGCTGCGCCGAGCGCAAATTCGCCAACGCCGAGCTGGAAGGCCGGCCTCCCGGAATCATTCTGCGACGGCTGGACTTTCACGGCTGA
- a CDS encoding transglutaminase-like domain-containing protein → MKLRVGYEMIYDFPQPTPMIVVLGTHFSRASDIIVPDFLTTDPAVQITPYRDMFGNWCSRLVAPAGRMRLAADGIVRDSGVPDPVVPSAIQHAIEELPADTIVYLLGSRYCETDLLSDTAWKMFETTTPGWPRVQAICDFVHDHIVFDYQHARATRTAHEAFQEGRGVCRDYAHLAIALCRCMNIPARYCTGYLGDVGTPKPWAAGDFAGWFEAFIGGRWYTFDPRNNVPRLGRVLIAQGRDAADVPITQTFGPNTLVSFKVWTDEIDETAAAGLH, encoded by the coding sequence ATGAAGCTCCGCGTCGGCTACGAGATGATCTACGACTTCCCGCAACCGACGCCGATGATTGTGGTGCTCGGCACGCATTTCAGCCGAGCCTCCGACATCATCGTTCCGGATTTCCTCACCACCGATCCGGCGGTGCAGATCACGCCGTATCGCGACATGTTCGGCAATTGGTGCAGCCGCCTCGTGGCGCCGGCGGGCCGGATGCGGCTCGCCGCGGACGGCATCGTGCGCGACAGCGGCGTGCCCGATCCGGTGGTGCCATCGGCGATCCAGCATGCGATTGAGGAACTACCGGCCGACACCATCGTGTACCTGCTCGGCAGCCGCTATTGCGAAACCGATCTTCTCTCCGACACCGCGTGGAAGATGTTCGAGACTACGACGCCAGGCTGGCCGCGGGTGCAGGCGATCTGCGACTTCGTCCACGATCACATCGTATTCGACTACCAGCACGCCCGCGCCACCCGCACCGCGCACGAGGCGTTCCAGGAAGGCCGCGGCGTCTGCCGCGACTATGCGCATCTGGCGATCGCGCTGTGCCGCTGCATGAACATTCCGGCGCGCTATTGCACCGGCTATCTTGGCGACGTCGGCACCCCGAAGCCGTGGGCGGCCGGCGATTTTGCCGGATGGTTCGAAGCCTTCATCGGCGGCCGCTGGTACACGTTCGATCCGCGCAACAACGTGCCGCGGCTCGGCCGGGTGCTGATCGCGCAGGGCCGCGATGCCGCCGACGTGCCGATCACCCAGACCTTCGGCCCCAACACCCTGGTCAGCTTCAAGGTGTGGACCGACGAGATCGACGAGACGGCCGCCGCCGGCTTGCACTGA
- a CDS encoding ATP-dependent DNA helicase: MTTFTPVQDEALKAVGEWLKAKPGRGGTPLVFRLFGYAGTGKTTLAREIAEGVSGEVKFAAFTGKAALVMRNKGCDDASTIHSLIYRTKESGVEQPSFELWDDAPASKAKLIVIDECSMVDEELGRDLMSFDCPLLVLGDPAQLPPIQGGGFFTNAEPDVMLTEVHRQAQDDPIVRLSMDVREGRGLERGRYGDTEVVSRDQLDPQRVMEADQVLVGRNNTRRAYNARFRQRLNIEDPFPVGGDKLVCLRNNRKKALFNGGLWRVKSRSPIKTKIITLRVTPDEEFGGRLTKVSVRNECFAGGIEDISWDQRKPYDEFDYGYVLTVHKSQGSQWDDVVLFDESFAFQDSRARWLYTGITRAAKRLSVVV; the protein is encoded by the coding sequence ATGACCACCTTCACCCCAGTCCAGGACGAGGCCCTGAAAGCCGTCGGCGAATGGCTGAAAGCCAAGCCCGGCCGGGGTGGCACGCCGCTGGTGTTCCGGCTGTTCGGCTATGCCGGCACCGGCAAGACCACGCTGGCGCGCGAGATCGCCGAGGGGGTGTCGGGCGAGGTGAAGTTCGCCGCCTTCACCGGCAAGGCGGCGCTGGTGATGCGCAACAAGGGCTGCGACGACGCCTCCACCATCCATTCCTTGATCTACCGCACCAAGGAGAGCGGCGTTGAACAGCCGAGCTTCGAATTGTGGGACGATGCGCCGGCCTCCAAGGCCAAGCTGATCGTGATCGACGAATGCTCGATGGTCGACGAGGAACTCGGCCGCGACCTGATGTCGTTCGACTGCCCGCTCCTGGTGCTTGGCGATCCGGCGCAGCTTCCGCCGATCCAGGGCGGCGGCTTTTTCACCAATGCCGAGCCCGACGTGATGCTCACCGAGGTGCATCGCCAGGCGCAGGACGATCCGATCGTGCGGCTGTCGATGGACGTGCGCGAGGGCCGGGGGCTCGAACGCGGCCGCTATGGTGACACCGAAGTGGTGAGCCGCGACCAGCTCGATCCTCAGCGGGTGATGGAGGCCGATCAGGTGTTGGTCGGCCGCAACAACACCCGTCGCGCCTACAATGCGCGCTTCCGCCAGCGGCTCAATATCGAAGATCCGTTTCCGGTCGGCGGCGACAAGCTGGTGTGCCTGCGCAACAACCGCAAGAAGGCGCTGTTCAACGGCGGGCTGTGGCGGGTGAAGTCGCGCTCGCCGATCAAGACCAAGATCATCACCCTACGGGTGACGCCCGACGAGGAATTCGGCGGCCGGCTCACCAAGGTCTCGGTCCGCAACGAGTGCTTTGCCGGCGGCATCGAGGACATCTCGTGGGACCAGCGCAAGCCCTATGACGAGTTCGACTACGGCTACGTGCTCACCGTGCACAAGAGCCAGGGCTCGCAGTGGGACGACGTCGTGCTTTTCGACGAGAGCTTCGCGTTCCAGGACAGCCGCGCCCGCTGGCTCTACACCGGCATCACCAGGGCGGCGAAACGCCTGAGCGTGGTGGTGTAG
- a CDS encoding class I SAM-dependent methyltransferase, translating to MDDWIDYYDSTHTIYVSNRHRDVHFAEIARDITGYIPSPGAVVLDYSCGEALSAPSVAEACGKLILAEPAPGVRGRLIARYALNTKIRVRSLDDLRTMPEGSVDLVVMNSVAQYMTPAELDQSFAVIRRLLSPPGGLVLGDILRPEVGMPRDVLALLMMARRHGFLTDALWGLARTALSDYRELRTKIGLQRYSESEMLAKLAAAGFTARRAERNIGHNPWRMTFVARKAE from the coding sequence ATGGACGACTGGATCGACTATTACGACTCCACCCACACGATCTATGTCAGCAACCGCCATCGCGACGTGCATTTTGCCGAGATCGCCCGGGACATTACCGGCTACATCCCCTCCCCCGGTGCGGTGGTGCTGGATTATTCCTGTGGCGAGGCCCTGTCGGCGCCCAGTGTTGCGGAAGCCTGCGGCAAGCTGATCCTGGCCGAACCCGCGCCCGGGGTGCGCGGCCGGCTGATCGCCCGCTACGCCCTCAATACCAAGATCCGGGTGCGCTCGCTGGATGATCTGCGCACCATGCCGGAAGGCTCGGTCGATCTCGTGGTGATGAATTCGGTGGCGCAATATATGACGCCGGCCGAGCTCGACCAGTCCTTCGCGGTGATCAGGCGGCTGCTGTCGCCGCCCGGCGGCCTGGTACTCGGCGATATTCTCCGCCCCGAGGTCGGGATGCCGCGCGACGTGCTGGCGCTGCTGATGATGGCGCGCCGCCACGGCTTCCTGACTGACGCGCTGTGGGGACTGGCGCGAACCGCGCTGTCCGACTATCGCGAGCTGCGCACCAAGATCGGCCTGCAGCGCTACAGCGAGTCCGAGATGCTCGCCAAGCTCGCCGCCGCCGGCTTCACCGCCCGCCGTGCCGAGCGCAACATCGGCCACAATCCGTGGCGGATGACCTTCGTGGCGCGGAAGGCGGAGTAG
- a CDS encoding Dps family protein, which produces MTKAKSASVAPELDTPTDLPPQAVEKISTALNGLLADSFALYLKTKNFHWHISGRHFRDYHLLLDEQSAQILATTDDLAERVRKVGGTTLRSIGHISKLQTIQDNNDDYVPPREMLRELMNDNKKVAAAMRKAHEIVDECKDAASAGLLENFIDETEKRTWFLFEASRQEGANEG; this is translated from the coding sequence GTGACCAAAGCCAAATCCGCCTCCGTCGCCCCCGAACTCGACACCCCCACGGATCTGCCGCCGCAGGCGGTGGAGAAGATCTCGACCGCGCTGAACGGCCTGCTGGCCGACTCGTTCGCGCTGTATCTGAAGACCAAGAATTTCCACTGGCACATCAGCGGACGTCACTTCCGCGACTATCATCTGCTGCTCGACGAGCAGTCGGCGCAAATCCTGGCCACCACCGACGATCTCGCCGAGCGCGTTCGCAAGGTCGGCGGCACCACGCTGCGCTCGATCGGCCATATCTCCAAGCTGCAGACGATCCAGGACAACAACGACGACTACGTGCCGCCGCGCGAGATGCTGCGCGAGCTGATGAACGACAACAAGAAGGTCGCCGCCGCGATGCGCAAGGCGCATGAGATCGTCGACGAGTGCAAGGACGCCGCAAGCGCCGGCCTGCTCGAGAACTTCATCGACGAAACCGAAAAGCGCACCTGGTTCCTGTTCGAAGCCTCGCGCCAGGAAGGCGCCAACGAAGGCTGA
- a CDS encoding PaaI family thioesterase, whose protein sequence is MDARSDQPAGYGVVPLEVMASMSGLDFVRGIFDGALPQPPIMQTIEPFDCSAEPGEIVMHSAPALRHYNPIGSVHGGYAATLLDSAMGLAVQTMLKPGQGYTTLEFKISFVRGMSADSGVVRTEGRTFNVGRRTATAEARIVDANGRMLAHATTTCLVFDLPNPGTASAG, encoded by the coding sequence ATGGATGCACGGAGCGATCAGCCGGCCGGGTACGGCGTCGTGCCGCTCGAGGTGATGGCGTCGATGTCGGGGCTCGATTTCGTCCGCGGCATCTTCGACGGCGCGCTGCCGCAGCCGCCGATCATGCAGACCATCGAACCGTTCGATTGCAGCGCCGAGCCGGGCGAGATCGTGATGCATTCGGCGCCCGCCCTGCGGCACTACAACCCGATCGGCTCGGTGCATGGCGGCTACGCCGCGACGCTGCTGGATTCGGCGATGGGCTTGGCGGTGCAGACCATGCTGAAACCGGGACAGGGTTACACTACGCTCGAATTCAAGATCAGCTTCGTCCGCGGCATGAGCGCCGACAGCGGCGTGGTGCGCACCGAGGGACGCACCTTCAATGTCGGCCGCCGCACCGCCACCGCGGAAGCGCGGATCGTCGATGCCAACGGCCGGATGCTGGCGCACGCCACCACCACCTGCCTGGTGTTCGACCTGCCGAACCCGGGAACGGCTTCCGCAGGCTGA
- the carA gene encoding glutamine-hydrolyzing carbamoyl-phosphate synthase small subunit translates to MTNSASNPAWPDHKPTALLVLADGTVFEGFGLGAVGSAVGEVCFNTAMTGYEEILTDPSYAGQLITFTFPHIGNVGTNDEDIETVNMAATPGARGVILRGAITDPSNYRSSRNLDAWLKARGIIGLSGIDTRALTALIREKGMPNAVIAHSPNGTFDLHALKEEAREWPGLEGMDLVPMVTSGQRFTWDETPWAWGEGFGRQNEPEFNVVAIDYGIKRNILRLLAGEGCKVTVVPATTSAEDILAMKPDGVFLSNGPGDPAATGKYAVPVIQQVINSGVPTFGICLGHQMLGLALGGKTVKMHQGHHGANHPVKDLTTGKVEITSMNHGFAVDKTTLPGNVQQTHVSLFDDSNCGIALSDRPVFSVQYHPEASPGPRDSHYLFRRFSDLMRAKKSAA, encoded by the coding sequence ATGACCAATTCAGCATCCAATCCCGCCTGGCCGGACCACAAACCGACCGCGCTGCTCGTGCTCGCCGACGGCACGGTGTTCGAAGGCTTCGGCCTCGGCGCCGTCGGCTCCGCCGTGGGCGAGGTCTGCTTCAACACCGCGATGACCGGCTACGAGGAGATCCTCACCGATCCGTCCTACGCCGGGCAGCTCATCACCTTCACCTTCCCGCATATCGGCAACGTCGGCACCAACGACGAGGATATCGAGACGGTGAACATGGCGGCGACGCCGGGCGCACGCGGCGTGATCCTGCGCGGCGCCATCACCGATCCGTCGAACTACCGCTCGTCGCGCAATCTCGACGCCTGGCTGAAGGCGCGCGGCATCATCGGCCTGTCGGGCATCGACACCCGCGCCCTGACCGCGCTGATCCGCGAAAAGGGCATGCCGAACGCGGTGATCGCGCATTCGCCGAACGGCACGTTCGACCTGCACGCGCTGAAGGAAGAAGCCCGCGAGTGGCCGGGGCTGGAAGGCATGGACCTGGTGCCGATGGTCACCTCGGGTCAGCGCTTCACCTGGGACGAGACGCCGTGGGCGTGGGGCGAAGGCTTTGGCCGGCAGAACGAGCCGGAGTTCAACGTCGTCGCGATCGACTATGGCATCAAGCGCAACATCCTGCGGCTGCTCGCCGGCGAGGGCTGTAAGGTCACCGTGGTACCCGCCACCACCTCGGCCGAAGACATCCTGGCGATGAAGCCTGACGGCGTATTCCTGTCGAACGGCCCGGGCGATCCAGCCGCGACCGGCAAATACGCGGTGCCGGTGATCCAGCAGGTGATCAATTCGGGCGTGCCGACCTTCGGCATCTGCCTCGGCCACCAGATGCTCGGCCTCGCCCTCGGCGGCAAGACCGTGAAGATGCATCAGGGCCACCACGGCGCCAACCATCCGGTCAAGGATCTCACCACCGGCAAGGTCGAGATCACCTCGATGAACCACGGCTTCGCGGTCGACAAGACCACGCTGCCGGGCAACGTGCAGCAGACCCACGTCTCGCTGTTCGACGACAGCAATTGCGGCATCGCACTGTCGGACAGGCCGGTGTTCTCGGTGCAGTATCACCCCGAAGCCTCGCCGGGACCGCGCGACTCGCACTATCTGTTCCGCCGGTTCTCCGACCTGATGCGGGCGAAGAAGAGCGCGGCGTAA
- a CDS encoding alpha/beta fold hydrolase codes for MDTSLPVVLVPGLAGSPRIYAPILPALWACGAPVTVANHIRDDSMAAIARRILAEAPARFALAGHSMGGYIAFEIMRQAPDRVAKLALINTQARPDSPEATERRTRQIGEAEAGRLHAVLEELYPGFVHPSRRDDSALQRIVQDMGDDVDAAGFVRQQRAIIARADSRPTLGTIRCPTLVISGDTDTTIPNSLSQEMADGINGAKLVIIPDCGHLPQIEQPTATAAALAGWLRN; via the coding sequence ATGGACACATCATTGCCGGTGGTGCTGGTGCCGGGTTTGGCGGGCTCGCCGCGGATCTACGCCCCGATCCTCCCCGCGTTATGGGCGTGCGGGGCGCCGGTCACGGTCGCCAACCACATCCGCGACGACAGCATGGCGGCGATCGCCCGGCGGATTCTCGCCGAGGCCCCGGCCCGTTTCGCGCTCGCCGGGCATTCGATGGGCGGCTACATCGCGTTCGAGATCATGCGTCAGGCGCCCGACCGGGTCGCGAAGCTGGCGCTGATCAACACCCAGGCCCGCCCCGACAGTCCGGAAGCCACCGAGCGCCGCACCCGCCAGATCGGCGAGGCCGAGGCCGGCCGGCTGCATGCGGTGCTGGAGGAGCTGTATCCCGGCTTCGTCCATCCGTCGCGCCGGGACGACTCCGCGCTGCAGCGGATCGTGCAAGACATGGGCGACGACGTCGACGCCGCCGGTTTCGTCCGCCAGCAGCGCGCCATCATCGCCCGCGCCGACTCCCGTCCGACCCTGGGCACGATCCGCTGTCCGACGCTGGTGATCTCCGGCGATACCGACACCACCATTCCGAACAGCCTGTCGCAGGAGATGGCCGACGGCATCAACGGAGCGAAACTGGTGATCATCCCCGATTGCGGGCACCTGCCGCAGATCGAACAGCCCACCGCCACCGCCGCCGCGCTGGCGGGCTGGCTGCGGAACTAG
- a CDS encoding GatB/YqeY domain-containing protein, which yields MLRDDINTAVKEAMKAKDERKLSTLRMVNSTIKNADIEARGQGKPPLSDGDLLGLLQKMIKQRQESVALYDQGGRAELAEQERAEIAVIQAYLPQQMSEDEMKAAIAATITETGAAGIKDMGKVIGALKAKYAGQMDFGKASGMVKAALTG from the coding sequence ATGCTGCGCGACGACATCAACACCGCCGTCAAAGAGGCGATGAAGGCCAAGGACGAGCGCAAGCTGTCGACGCTGCGGATGGTGAATTCGACCATCAAGAACGCCGACATCGAAGCGCGCGGCCAGGGCAAGCCGCCGCTGTCGGACGGCGATCTGCTCGGTCTGCTGCAGAAGATGATCAAGCAGCGCCAGGAATCGGTCGCCCTATACGACCAGGGTGGCCGCGCCGAACTCGCCGAGCAGGAGCGCGCCGAGATCGCCGTGATCCAGGCCTACCTGCCGCAGCAGATGTCCGAGGACGAGATGAAGGCCGCGATCGCCGCCACCATCACCGAGACCGGCGCCGCCGGCATCAAGGACATGGGCAAGGTGATCGGTGCCCTGAAGGCGAAGTATGCCGGCCAGATGGACTTCGGCAAAGCCAGCGGCATGGTGAAGGCGGCGCTGACGGGTTAG
- a CDS encoding DUF2189 domain-containing protein, translating into MSISGKVDPVVRPIAIGDIAEALGQGLRDFQAAPLYGLAFGAFYAAGGLLILACLTAFHMVYLAYPLAAGFALIGPFVALGLYEVSRQREAGKRPSLLQIAGLMRSRSELGWMAFVTLFLFVIWMYQVRLLIALFLGVGASFGSLQEFISAVLTTNEGLVFLAVGNCVGACLALVLFSLTVVSFPLLLDRDVDFVTAMVTSVRAVVTSPLPMIGWAATIVVLLAISALPYFLGLIVTLPVLGHATWHLYRKIVAPVAAELPASESEASTNVVAMPKRAAAGG; encoded by the coding sequence ATGTCGATCTCCGGTAAGGTTGATCCCGTGGTGCGGCCGATTGCGATCGGCGACATCGCGGAAGCGTTGGGTCAGGGTCTGCGCGATTTCCAAGCCGCGCCTCTGTACGGGCTCGCGTTCGGTGCGTTCTATGCGGCGGGCGGATTGTTGATCCTCGCCTGTCTCACCGCCTTCCACATGGTGTATCTGGCCTATCCGCTCGCCGCCGGATTCGCGTTGATCGGGCCGTTCGTCGCGCTCGGCTTGTACGAGGTCAGCCGGCAGCGCGAGGCCGGGAAACGGCCGTCTTTGTTGCAGATCGCCGGCCTGATGCGCAGCCGCAGCGAGCTCGGCTGGATGGCGTTCGTCACGCTGTTCCTGTTCGTGATCTGGATGTACCAGGTTCGGCTGCTGATCGCGCTGTTCCTCGGCGTCGGCGCTTCGTTCGGCAGTCTGCAGGAGTTCATCTCGGCCGTGCTCACCACCAACGAGGGGCTGGTGTTCCTGGCCGTCGGTAATTGCGTCGGCGCCTGTCTGGCGTTGGTGCTGTTTTCGTTGACGGTGGTGTCGTTCCCGTTGCTTCTCGATCGCGACGTCGATTTCGTCACCGCGATGGTCACCAGCGTCCGTGCAGTTGTGACGAGCCCGCTACCGATGATCGGCTGGGCCGCCACCATCGTGGTGCTGCTGGCGATTTCTGCACTGCCTTACTTCCTCGGCCTGATCGTCACCTTGCCGGTGCTCGGCCATGCCACATGGCACCTGTATCGCAAGATCGTCGCTCCGGTCGCGGCCGAACTGCCTGCGAGCGAGTCCGAGGCGAGCACCAACGTCGTGGCGATGCCGAAGCGAGCTGCCGCGGGCGGCTGA